Genomic DNA from Tachyglossus aculeatus isolate mTacAcu1 chromosome 10, mTacAcu1.pri, whole genome shotgun sequence:
aacctgatcaccttgtaattgccccccctccagggcttagagcagtgcgatgcacacagtaagcgcttaataaatgccatcattattattattcattcattcaatcatatttattgagcgctgtgtgcagagcactggactaagcgcttgggaagtacaagttggcaacatatagagatggtccctacccaacaacgggctcaccgtctagaagataataataataatggcatttgctaagcgcttactatatgcaaagcactgttctaagtgctggggaggatacaaggtgatcaggttgtcccacgtggggctaacagtcttaatccccattttacggataaggtaactgaggtacagagaagttaagtgacttgcccaaagtcacacagctgacaattggtggaggctgcatttgaacccatgacctctgactcccaagcccgtgctctttccactgagccacgctaaatacttataaggagaagcagtgcggtttagtggaaagagcacgagctttggagtcagaggtcactggttcaaatcccagctccgccacttgtcagctgtgtgactttgggcaagtcacttaacttctctgcgcctcagttccctcatctgtaaaatggggattaagacggtgagccccccgtgggacaacctgatcaccttgtaacctccccagcacttagaacagtgctttgcacatagtaagcgcttaataaatgctatcattattattattataaggaaaaaaaatcaggggaGCAACTAAAGCCTGAAATCACACGCTTCTGATATTAACACTTACCTGGATAAAACTGCCCCACTGCCACTTGTTAGGATTATATTCatttgtcacattcattcattcattcattcattcaatcgtatttattgagcgcttactgtgtgcagagcactgtactaagcgcttgggaagtacaagtttgcaacatatagagatggtccctacccaacagcgggctcacagtctagacgggaaggcTTCACTGCCTCATGTTACAGAGCAGGGAGCTCAGGGGCTTTGGCTAACTGGCCGGTCCCAAGGATCAGTCCCTtctgattttattttacttttttatagCACTGCCGAGGCTGCTCTGTTCGAAGCGCtgtggtgggtacaaggtaatcaggttggatgcaatccctgtcccatatggggctcacagtccattttacaaaggaggtaaccgaggcccagagaagtgaagtgacttgcccaaggtcacacagcagacaagtggcagagccacttatgctgtctcccccttctagactgggagcccgctgttgggtagggaccgtctctatatgttgccgacttgtacttcccaagtgcagtgctctgcacacagtaagcgctcaataaatacgattgattgattgattgcacatattctatttattttattttgttaatgttttgttttgtcgtctgtctcccccttctatcaatcaatcaatcgtatttattgagcgcttactgtgtggagagcactgtactaagcgcttgggaagtccaagttggcaacgtatagagatggtccctacccaacagcgggctcacagtctaaaagggggagacagagaacaaaaccaaacctactaacaaaataaaataaatagaatagatatgtacaagtaaaatagagtaataaatatgtacaaacatatacatatatacaggtgctgtggggaagggaaggaggtaagatgggggggatggagagggggtggagggggagaggaaggaaggggctcagcctgggaaggcctcctggaggaggcgagctctcagtagggccttgaagggaggaagagattgtgagcccgctgtttgggtagggaccggctccgtatgttgccgacttgtacttcccaagcgtttagtacagtgctctgcacacagtaagcgctcaataaatacgattgattgattaaatcccagcccacgtcctccccggggcctggaatgccctccttccctctgcccacccgccaagctagctctcttcctcccttcaaggcccgactgagagctcacctcctccaggaggccttcccacactcagccccctccttcctctccccctcgtccctcctccatcccctgcatcttacctccttcccttccccgcagcacctgcatatatatttgtacatatttactactctatttatttattcatttcttttacttgtacctatctattctatttattttattttgttagtacgtttggttttgttctccgtctcccccttctagactgtgagcccgctgttgggtagggaccgtctctatatgttgccgacttggacttcccaagcgcttagtatagtgctgtgcacacagtaagcactcaataaatacgattgatgatgatgatgatgaccgtctctctatgttgccagcttgtacttcccaagcgcttagtccagtgctctgcacaaagtaagcgctcaataaatacgattgattgattgatcggctctgtatgttgccgacttggacttcccaagcgcttagtccagtgctctgcacacagtaagcgctcaataaatacgattgatgatgatgatgatgatcgtctctctatgttgccagcttgtacttcccaagcgcttagtccagtgctctgcacatagtaagctatcaataaatacgattgatgatgatgatgattgattgatcggctctggatgttgccgacttggacttcccaagcgcttagtccagtgctctgcacaccgtaagcgctcaataaatacgactgattgattgattgattggctctgtatgttgccgacttggccttcccaagcgcttagtccagtgctctgcacacagtaagcgctcaagaaatacgatggattgattgaccgactctgtatgttgccgacttggacttcccaagcgcttagtccagtgctccgcacacggtgagcggtcggtcaatacgactgaatgaatgaatgactgactgaatgaatgagtgagtgactgaggaGAGCCCctccgccggcagggggcgccgtgACCGGGCGCGGTGAGGGTCGGGGTCCCTACCTTGGGGTAGGTGTGCAGCGGGTAGGTGAGCTGGCAGCCCCGGTGGCACGACGCCGTGTCCCCCAGCACCGAGCCGAAGGCGGCGGCGGCCTTGGCGGCGTTGGCGGGCACCGACATTCTCGTCACGACGGCCAGCAGGAAGGCCAGCCGCGCTCCGACCGCCGCCCCCGCCATCTTCCAGCCGTCGGCCGCCCCGCTGTTGACAGGCTTCGGCCGCCGGCCCGCCTCCATCCGGGTCCCGCACACGCGTCACTTCCGGCGCCcgcgaggccacgcccccaccccgcccagctCGCGATCCGAGCCTCGCGAGATGCGGGCTGGCCAATAGGCCGCCGCTGCGGGCGCGCTCGGCCCTCTGGGTGACGTAGTTCGGGCGGCCTCGGCGCCGAGCCTCGCGAGATGCGGGCTGGCCAATAGGCCGCCGCTGCGGACGCGCTCGGCCTTCTGGGTAACGTAGTTCTTGCGCCTCCGGGCGGCCACCAGGCCCAAGCGCGGGGGGGGCTTCGTCTGAGGACCCGCCGCGGGGCACCGGACCGAgtgagtcgatcaatcaatcaatcgatcgtatttattgagcgcttactgtgtgcagagcgctggactaagcgcttgggaagtacaagctggcaacagatagagacagcccctacccaacagtgggctcacagtctagaagggggagacggagaacaaaaccaaacctactaacaaaataaaataaatggaatagataggtacaagtaagattgggaagtacaagtcggcaacacatagagacagtcatcatcatcaatcgtatttattgagcgcttactgtgtgcggagcactggactaagcgcttgggaagtacaaattggcaacatatagagacggtccctacccgacagtgggctcacagtctaaaagggggagacagagaacaaaaccaaacctactaacaaaataaaataaatagaatagataggtacaagtaagataaataaataaatagaggaataaatatgtacaaacatacatacaggtgctgtggggaagggaaggaggaaagatgggggagatggagaggaaggaaggggctcagtctgggaaggcctcctggaggaggtgagctgtcagtagggccttgaagagattGATCGACAGTagagtcgatcagtcaatcaatcagttgtatttattgagcgcttactgtgtgcagagcattgtgctaagcgtttgggaaggacaaattggcaacatagagagatgccCGGGGCCCGGTCCCCGTCCGTCCCCGCGGGTGGTCGCGGTCTGGGGCCGAAGGGGCCGTCCTCCAGACCACTCAggtgctttcattctatttgttcggaccattttcattcattcattcaatcgtatttattgagcgcctaccgtgtgcagagcactggactaagcgcttgggaagtacaagtcggcaacatagagagacggtccctacccaacaacgggctcacatgcattcactcagtcgtatttattgagcgcttaccgtgtgcagagcactggactaagcgcttgggaagtacaagtcggcaacagtgagagacggtccctgcccaacaatgggctcacagtctagaagggggagacggacaacaaaacaaaacatgtagacaggtgtcaaaaccgtcagaacaaatagaattaaagctatacgcacatcattaacaaaataaaaaagtaaatatgtactaaacgttttccaatggctgttaacactgtccaaatatttcctaacatagtgttgtgatgacccagccaagaggtaAAAGGCtcagttgtattttcaacacagtcttatagatgtctcttaaatatctgatgcagaaagaaatatttgataccaccagcatctgaatcttccttgtcccatagcagggcattggagaattccatagtctagaagggggagacagacaacaacttgccaacttgtacctcccaagtgcttcatcatcatcatcatcccccttttagactgtgagcccactgttgggtagggactgtctctgtgtgttgccaatttgtacttcccaagcgcttagtacagtgctctgcacatagtaagcgctcaataaatacgattgattgattgattgattgcttagtacaatgctctgcacacagtaagtgctcaataaatacgattgaatgaatgaatgaatgaacaaaacaaaacgtggtctggtgtcaagtcatcagaataaatagaagtaaagctagatgcacatcattgacaaaataaatagaatagtaagtatgtacaaatatgtacaaatttgacacctgactacatgttttgttttattgtctgtctccccccttctagactgtgagcccgttcttgggtagggatcgtctctacctgttgccgacttgtatttcccaagcgcttagtacagtgctctgcacacagtaagcgctcaataaatacgattgaatgaatgaatgaatgaatgaatgaatgcccaggacCGGGGGTCCAGAACCCGAGGCCTCGTCCCCGCGGATGGTTGTCTGCCTGGGGCGGAAGtcttgctgggcacatagtaagcgcttaacaaataccatcattattattattatgaggggtcAGACCGCCCAGGGCCAGAGGTTCTCGCCCCCACAGATGGTTGAGTTTCCGGGGTCggggtccttattcattcattcaattgtatttactgagcgcttactgtgtgcagagtactgtactaagcgcttagaaagtacacttcagcaacagagacagtccctacccaacgggctcacagtctagaaagggggagacagacagcaaaacaaagaagtagacaggcatcaatagcatcaaagtaaataaataataataatgatggtggtacttgttaagcgctcactatgtgccgagcactgttccaagcgccggggtggatacaaggttatcaggttgtcccatgtggggctcatagtctttatccccattttacagatgaggtaactgaggcacagagaagtgaagtacttgcccaaaatcagtcagcggacaagtggaggagtcgggattagaacccaaggcctctgactccccagcctgggctcttgccactaagcataGGGTCCTTATCCCTGTGGGTGGTCAGATGCCTGGGGCGGAAGTCTCTGTCCTCACAACTGGTCAGGTGCCCAGGGCCAGCATCCTTGCCCCCACAGATGTCCGGAGCCTGGGCCCTTGTCCCCACTGGTGTTTGGATGTCTGGGGCAGAAGCCTTTTCCCCACTAGCGGACAGATGTCCAAGGCCAGGGATCCCTGCCCCCGCAGATGGGCAGATGTCCGAGACCTGGATCTTTGTCCCTGTGGGTGGTTGTGTGCTTGGGGTGGAACTCTTTGTCCCTTCTAGTGGTCAGATGCCCAGGGCTGGGGGTCCTTGCCCACACACATGGTCtgatgcttttcacacagtaagcactcaaggaatacaattgcccgcttttgggtagggaccatctctatacgttgccaacttgtacttcccaagcgcttagtacagtgctgtgcacacagtaagcgctcaataaatccgattgaatggatgaatgaattaattaatgatatccAGGACCTGGAGATTCTTGTTCCTGCAGGAGGTCAGATGCCTGGGGCCGTgaggccccccaccctccctcccacctctccatccTGCTGAGATGCCTCcgatgtttgtttttttaaatggtatttgttacgcttaTGATGCGttaagcactgtagcaagcactggagtgggagcgataataatggcatttgttaagcacttactttgtgcaaagcactgttctaagcgctggggggagacaaggtgatcgggttgccccgcatgggctcacagtcatcatccccattttacagatgaggtaactgaggctccgagaagttaagtgacttgcccaaggtcacacagcggacatgtggcggagccgggattcgaacccgtgaccccagactccaaagcccgtgctctttccactgagccacgctgcttcaactggcgataccagctgatcaggtgggacacagtccgtgtcccagacGGGGTTCCCAGCCTTAATGCCCCTTTTGCCGTTGAGGGAAGTGAGGTCCCGAGAagttcagagacttgcccaagggaatagagccaggattagaacccatgtccttctgactgccaggcctgtccactaggccactgcgcTTCTCCGTGCTGCTGCCAGGTCTGGGCCCGGGCCGGTGGGCCTGCACACTGCCCCCGGAACTAGCGAACCCACCACGGGTGAGCGGACGGACTGACCGATGGATAAGTTTGTCATCCGAAAGCCTCGAGCGCAGGAGAGTCCCCAGAAGAGAGCGCCCGAAGAAAAGGTTTACAAGCAAGCCACCCTGGAATCGCTGAAGGTGAGCAAGGCCCTGCCCAGAGGAGACCGGATCCCcgggggggccggggctgggacgAGGAGGGTGTTGTCATCAGTCATACCCTTCGTCGGTCCAGGCCCGGGCAGAGAGAGGCCTTCCGACCGAAAACGGCCCCTCCTATCCAAAATGCCCGCTCCTCTTTCCAGAGGGTTGTGGTCGTGGAGGATGTTAAGAGGTGGAAATCGGCGTTGGAGCTTCCCGGCCAGAGCGAGGAGGTCCTCATGGAAGCCTTACGGGAACTGAGGAAGAAGATACCCTCCAAAGAGGTGCTCCAGTCCACCCAGATAGGTGCGGCCCATCGTGCCTGTCCCTGAaatgatggaggggtgggggaggaaggggaggtgggctgAGTCAGGGttccgcccccaccccgggaggGCAGAGGGCCCAAGGGACCGGTCCACTGGGCTCCTCCATCTGTTATCCTGCGCTCAAAACCAAGATCTGGGGGTTTTCCGGCTGGCAGCgggcccctccatccccccctcgaACGAGGGCGAGTCTCCGCTTGACCTGGGACTCCGTGATATTTCCGGGCCACGGATCCCGCAGGGCCCGAGGCCCGTGAAGAGATTGGGGCTGCGGCCGAAGGCCAAGTCCAGAGGTCCCCATGGGCCCGAGGCCACGAGCCACGCTGCGGGCCTCGTCAATTCTGGGTCTCACATCCTGGACCCTCACGGGCCCCAACCGGGGCCCAGGGAACGGGAGCTGACGTGAGCGGCTCTGGCCCCGTCTCCCAGGTGACGCTGTGAGCGCGATGCGTGGCCACACAGACCCGGCGGTGGCCAGCCTGGCGCGCGAGGTCCTCGCCGCGTGGGAAGCATTTCT
This window encodes:
- the TCEANC2 gene encoding transcription elongation factor A N-terminal and central domain-containing protein 2, whose protein sequence is MDKFVIRKPRAQESPQKRAPEEKVYKQATLESLKRVVVVEDVKRWKSALELPGQSEEVLMEALRELRKKIPSKEVLQSTQIGDAVSAMRGHTDPAVASLAREVLAAWEAFLTHHANKACIEVRSDPRTEGLRQKAREMLSQALELEEADPLAGCIKREAFHLCSRLVGGPYRRTVRALVFALKHRPQLRAQLRSGSLTVGALVRNHLK